A section of the Chitinivibrionales bacterium genome encodes:
- a CDS encoding glycosyltransferase family 1 protein encodes MKHVFFDTTFLHYGDDLRGIPQVILQLVRLFRDDKRFREIRFIATRKVFKKRLAPLGIAPERVAIVKPPPLFLNTLRFHGAFAAWRYRKLLPNASFIIHPEHRTVIGGHLPQAVIFYDFIYLEEERIERKKPTVRSLGRSLYLVYLMRKFSIASRVSHKITISEYTRSELLRRFPSCAPASVTALCIGFRNSLYEGPRLAKGDLKKGIQYLYVGGILESRKNVRALLQNFGSFPQPGETRLHLAGGVLANGVNNKTMLTKKLRELGLENRVVIHGLVDDVKLRSLYQQAHFFLFPSLMEGFGLPLIEAMANGTVACAFRNSSIPEVAGECAILRENNDFAGWTDEIQKMISRPGSYDELSKRSVECAMQFSEEKMFKRYGDYFESVLFAKSGLLSRRT; translated from the coding sequence ATGAAGCATGTTTTTTTTGATACGACGTTCCTTCACTACGGCGACGACCTGCGCGGCATACCGCAGGTGATCCTCCAGCTTGTGCGTCTGTTCCGCGACGATAAACGGTTTAGGGAAATCCGCTTCATCGCCACCCGAAAGGTGTTCAAGAAGAGACTGGCGCCGCTTGGGATTGCGCCTGAACGCGTCGCCATTGTCAAGCCGCCGCCCCTGTTCCTGAACACGCTGCGATTCCACGGCGCCTTTGCCGCGTGGCGCTATCGGAAACTGCTGCCGAACGCCTCTTTCATCATTCATCCCGAACACCGGACGGTCATCGGGGGGCACCTACCGCAGGCGGTCATCTTCTATGATTTCATTTATCTCGAGGAAGAACGGATCGAGAGGAAGAAACCGACGGTACGGTCGCTGGGACGTTCCTTGTATCTCGTTTACCTCATGAGAAAATTCTCCATTGCGTCTAGGGTTTCCCATAAAATTACCATCAGCGAATACACCAGATCGGAATTACTGCGGCGTTTTCCCTCCTGCGCCCCGGCGTCGGTGACCGCGCTGTGCATCGGTTTCCGGAACAGTTTGTACGAGGGGCCTCGGCTTGCCAAGGGCGATTTGAAAAAGGGAATTCAGTATCTTTACGTCGGGGGTATATTGGAGTCCAGGAAAAATGTCAGGGCCTTGCTCCAGAACTTCGGCTCGTTTCCCCAGCCCGGGGAAACCAGACTCCACCTGGCCGGAGGGGTATTGGCAAACGGCGTAAACAATAAAACCATGCTTACAAAGAAGTTGCGGGAACTCGGGCTTGAAAACAGGGTGGTGATCCACGGTCTGGTGGACGACGTGAAGCTCCGGTCACTTTATCAACAGGCGCATTTTTTCCTTTTCCCCAGCCTCATGGAAGGGTTCGGCCTGCCGCTGATAGAGGCAATGGCAAATGGGACTGTCGCATGCGCTTTCAGGAATTCAAGCATACCCGAAGTCGCGGGGGAGTGCGCGATCCTGAGAGAGAATAATGATTTTGCAGGATGGACGGATGAAATTCAGAAGATGATCAGCAGGCCGGGCAGCTACGATGAATTAAGCAAGAGATCGGTTGAGTGCGCCATGCAGTTTTCGGAAGAGAAAATGTTTAAAAGGTATGGGGACTATTTTGAATCCGTTCTGTTCGCCAAAAGTGGGCTGCTCTCGAGGAGGACATGA
- a CDS encoding type II secretion system F family protein, which yields MPRFEYIGVGANGKQTKGELLAGNKNEVITQLRKKKIRAISIKVKQVSLNPLAFLGSGVKSQEVSRFTRQLAAMTSAGLPLVQCLDILVGQIANKNFSQKVQQVSADIQVGSSLADALSKHSGVFNSLYCNMVAAGEASGNLDGVLNRIAEYLEKGDRLVRKIKSALTYPVIIIFIIFGLSAVMLTFVIPMFAQMFKDMGAVLPLPTRIVMGISDAITHNIVFIIPGIIIFIVSFTLYYRNPIGRYNIDFLLLRAPVIGELQRKTAVSRFSQTLATLLTSGVTILDAMSITAKTAGNKVLEKGLMRVFERISGGMTIADPLKDVGLFPPMVIQMIAVGEKTGDLSGMLTRISEFYTEEVDAAVESLTAIIEPIMIVIVGIVVGGMLIAMYLPIFSMIGNIE from the coding sequence ATGCCTCGATTCGAATATATTGGCGTCGGCGCGAACGGCAAGCAGACCAAGGGCGAACTCCTTGCCGGCAACAAGAACGAAGTCATCACCCAGCTGAGAAAGAAAAAAATCCGCGCCATATCCATCAAGGTGAAGCAGGTGTCCTTGAACCCGCTGGCGTTTTTGGGAAGCGGCGTCAAATCCCAGGAGGTCAGCAGGTTCACCCGGCAGCTTGCAGCCATGACTTCCGCCGGACTCCCCCTTGTCCAGTGCCTCGACATCCTCGTGGGACAGATAGCGAACAAGAACTTCTCACAGAAAGTTCAGCAGGTCTCCGCGGATATCCAGGTGGGAAGCTCGCTGGCGGATGCGCTCTCCAAGCATTCCGGCGTCTTCAATTCCCTGTATTGCAACATGGTGGCGGCCGGCGAGGCGTCGGGAAACCTTGACGGCGTGCTCAACCGCATCGCCGAATATCTGGAAAAAGGCGACCGTCTTGTGCGCAAAATTAAAAGCGCGCTCACCTACCCGGTCATCATCATTTTCATCATCTTCGGACTTTCCGCGGTCATGCTCACGTTCGTGATTCCGATGTTTGCGCAGATGTTCAAGGACATGGGCGCAGTGCTGCCGCTTCCGACGCGGATCGTCATGGGAATATCGGATGCCATAACGCACAATATCGTTTTCATTATTCCGGGCATCATTATTTTTATTGTTTCATTCACGCTATATTACCGGAATCCGATCGGCAGATATAACATAGATTTTCTCCTCCTTCGCGCGCCTGTCATCGGCGAGCTTCAACGCAAGACTGCGGTCAGCAGGTTCTCGCAGACGCTCGCGACCCTACTTACGAGCGGCGTCACGATTCTTGACGCCATGTCTATTACGGCCAAAACCGCCGGCAACAAGGTCCTGGAGAAGGGGCTGATGAGGGTATTCGAACGGATCTCCGGCGGTATGACCATTGCCGATCCGCTTAAAGACGTGGGGCTTTTCCCACCCATGGTCATTCAAATGATCGCGGTGGGAGAAAAAACAGGAGATCTGTCCGGCATGCTCACCAGAATTTCGGAATTCTACACCGAGGAAGTGGACGCCGCGGTTGAATCGCTCACCGCCATCATCGAGCCTATCATGATTGTCATTGTGGGCATTGTGGTGGGCGGCATGCTCATCGCCATGTATCTACCCATATTTAGCATGATCGGCAATATCGAGTAG
- a CDS encoding SPOR domain-containing protein — protein sequence MMTHFFRFTGVAMILIILNSNYAMSKRPQDDEAPARKIVLAANDKPAAETFLDTLNRGREITLSDKDFNPIIAETTAIAPGKDGAGSSEVPNGFRVQCFASSQIERVRAEQKNIEARVRFPVYIIFAAPYYKLLVGDFVKRADADAALVKMKELGYADAWVMRTKVWIKQ from the coding sequence ATGATGACACATTTCTTCCGCTTCACCGGTGTCGCGATGATTTTAATCATTCTGAATTCGAATTATGCCATGTCGAAGCGGCCGCAGGACGATGAGGCGCCGGCCCGCAAAATCGTCCTCGCAGCGAATGACAAGCCCGCCGCCGAGACCTTTCTCGACACGCTGAACAGAGGAAGGGAAATCACGCTCAGCGACAAGGACTTCAATCCCATCATTGCGGAAACGACCGCGATAGCGCCCGGCAAGGACGGCGCCGGTTCCTCCGAGGTCCCCAACGGTTTCAGGGTGCAGTGTTTCGCTTCGAGCCAGATCGAGCGCGTCCGCGCGGAGCAGAAAAACATTGAGGCCAGGGTCCGCTTCCCCGTGTACATCATTTTCGCTGCGCCCTACTACAAGCTGCTCGTCGGCGATTTTGTCAAGCGCGCCGATGCAGACGCGGCGCTTGTCAAGATGAAGGAACTCGGTTATGCCGACGCGTGGGTCATGCGCACCAAGGTGTGGATAAAACAATAA
- a CDS encoding type IV pilus twitching motility protein PilT, giving the protein MASIQELLKQMIDLKASDLHLTAGSSPLFRVDGVLKPMTADKLNPDQILKLGYSVMNEQQKKTFEQKKEVDFSFGVQNLCRFRSNVFLQRGCTACVFRQIPYLIQPLDKLGLPVIVGKLTERPNGLVLVTGPTGSGKSTTLASMVDRINSELEGHILTVEDPIEFVHQHKKCIVNQREVHQDTESFASALRVALRQDPDVVLIGEMRDLETIQAALSIAETGHLTLATLHTNSATKSINRIIDVFPADQKSTIRAQLAMVLEAIVSQTLVPRIGGGRVVASEIMVANTGVRNLIREDKVHQLQGMLEIGQKQGMQTMNQDLARLFHKGMISMKDAISSTPDPDGLQKYLDA; this is encoded by the coding sequence ATGGCATCGATACAAGAATTGCTGAAGCAGATGATCGATTTAAAGGCGTCCGACCTTCATCTCACCGCCGGGTCCTCGCCCTTGTTCCGTGTGGACGGCGTCCTCAAGCCTATGACCGCCGACAAGCTCAACCCGGACCAGATCCTCAAGCTCGGTTACAGCGTGATGAACGAACAGCAGAAAAAAACCTTTGAGCAGAAAAAAGAGGTAGACTTCTCCTTTGGGGTGCAAAACCTGTGCCGTTTCAGGTCGAACGTTTTTTTGCAGCGCGGCTGCACCGCGTGCGTGTTCAGGCAGATCCCCTACCTCATCCAGCCGCTGGACAAGCTCGGGCTGCCCGTCATCGTCGGCAAACTCACCGAAAGGCCGAACGGGCTCGTGCTCGTGACCGGCCCGACGGGCAGCGGCAAAAGCACCACCCTCGCTTCAATGGTTGACAGAATCAACTCCGAGCTTGAGGGACACATCCTTACGGTGGAAGACCCCATCGAATTCGTGCACCAGCACAAGAAATGCATCGTCAATCAGCGCGAGGTGCACCAGGACACCGAGAGCTTCGCGAGCGCGCTTCGCGTGGCGCTGCGGCAGGACCCGGACGTGGTGCTCATCGGCGAAATGCGCGACCTCGAAACCATCCAGGCAGCGCTCTCCATTGCTGAAACGGGCCACCTCACGCTCGCGACACTCCACACCAATTCTGCCACGAAATCGATCAACCGCATCATCGACGTTTTCCCGGCCGATCAGAAGTCCACCATCCGCGCTCAGCTCGCCATGGTGCTTGAGGCCATCGTGAGCCAGACGCTCGTGCCGCGCATCGGCGGCGGCCGGGTGGTTGCGTCGGAGATCATGGTGGCGAACACCGGCGTGCGCAACCTTATCAGAGAGGACAAGGTGCACCAGCTGCAGGGGATGCTGGAGATCGGCCAGAAACAGGGCATGCAGACTATGAACCAGGACCTTGCGCGGCTGTTTCATAAGGGTATGATTTCAATGAAGGATGCCATCAGCAGTACTCCGGACCCTGATGGCTTGCAGAAATATTTGGACGCTTAA
- a CDS encoding DUF2442 domain-containing protein, translating to MKSKTVGKSISAVEITDVTSHGVWLIAKAHEYFLSFVDFPWFREAKVSAVLDVSLLHATHLHWPQMDVDLELASLESLEKYPLRYK from the coding sequence ATGAAATCAAAAACAGTTGGAAAAAGCATTTCAGCCGTTGAAATCACGGATGTCACCTCCCATGGCGTCTGGCTTATTGCGAAAGCGCACGAATATTTCCTTTCTTTTGTGGATTTCCCCTGGTTCAGGGAAGCAAAAGTGAGCGCGGTCCTTGATGTCAGTCTGCTGCACGCAACCCATCTTCACTGGCCTCAAATGGATGTCGATCTTGAACTGGCCTCCTTGGAAAGCCTGGAAAAATATCCTCTACGGTATAAATAA
- a CDS encoding NUDIX domain-containing protein, whose product MPRYRKNVCIAVRKAGTSLLLLCHRKGFPPDDGWQFPQGGIREGAEIVAEMKRELREEIGTEDVTVVRISAKQYSYNFPEGMRSKHKNYDGQVQQWIFAEFSGNDAAINFNHEHAEFDAFMWAPATEALKRIVGFKKEVYSQALNDLGLL is encoded by the coding sequence ATGCCCCGATACCGGAAAAACGTCTGCATAGCGGTGCGGAAAGCTGGCACCAGCCTTTTGCTTCTCTGCCACCGGAAAGGGTTCCCTCCCGATGACGGGTGGCAGTTCCCCCAGGGCGGCATCCGTGAAGGCGCCGAAATCGTTGCGGAGATGAAGCGCGAGCTCCGGGAGGAAATCGGCACCGAAGACGTCACGGTGGTCCGGATATCGGCAAAACAGTACAGCTACAATTTCCCCGAAGGGATGCGGAGCAAACACAAAAATTACGACGGCCAGGTGCAGCAATGGATTTTTGCCGAATTTTCCGGAAACGATGCTGCGATCAATTTCAACCATGAGCACGCCGAATTCGATGCTTTCATGTGGGCGCCCGCAACAGAGGCGCTGAAAAGAATTGTCGGTTTTAAAAAGGAAGTCTATTCACAGGCCCTAAATGACCTGGGGCTGCTTTAA
- a CDS encoding glycosyltransferase family 4 protein, translated as MNILFISTLFLFRETRFGGSKRLYAIAKELSKKHDVHVLCLDGCNEIGNKNNYPVEFEHFLYVPEDRPRRLHERHLPINHIPYLIGRHESGISLFVNAAAFDAVFLAFPYALSFLDILPEAARGKVTYLEDDLYLEKLRMEAEVLSNPVRRFWKRFRYRQLLDYYGKRLHHIKHFIGISREEIEIFRRYFPWVDAKVITYGVDPLEFQFLPPPQDRSTVGFLGNYRHTPNRDGMEWFLRRCLQPLANKNPAIKFCWAGPNIPESLRKEFGAVPSLIWRDDVADVRDFYSSISVFVNPIVSGRGLRTKLIEAAALGRPIVSTRLGAEGLDDLKIERADDPDTIAAACTELVNNADYYHETARHNKKIVSEKYTAAEIARQVEEVLFS; from the coding sequence ATGAATATCTTGTTCATATCAACGCTTTTTCTTTTTCGAGAAACCAGGTTCGGCGGTTCAAAGCGCCTCTATGCCATTGCGAAGGAGCTTTCCAAAAAACATGACGTCCATGTCCTCTGCCTTGACGGCTGCAACGAAATAGGAAATAAAAACAACTATCCCGTTGAATTCGAGCATTTTCTCTATGTTCCCGAGGACAGGCCGCGGCGGCTCCATGAACGGCATCTTCCGATCAATCATATACCGTATCTGATCGGCCGTCACGAATCCGGCATTTCCTTGTTTGTAAATGCGGCCGCCTTTGATGCGGTCTTTCTCGCATTTCCCTATGCACTGTCGTTCCTCGATATTCTGCCCGAAGCGGCTCGCGGCAAGGTGACCTACCTTGAAGACGATCTGTATCTGGAAAAACTCCGGATGGAAGCGGAAGTCCTTTCAAATCCGGTACGGCGTTTTTGGAAACGCTTCAGATACCGGCAGCTCCTCGACTATTACGGCAAGCGGCTCCATCACATTAAACATTTCATAGGAATATCCCGCGAGGAAATCGAGATATTCCGCCGTTATTTTCCCTGGGTAGATGCGAAGGTCATCACCTATGGCGTCGATCCGCTCGAATTTCAATTCCTGCCTCCGCCCCAAGACAGAAGCACCGTAGGCTTTCTCGGCAATTACCGCCATACGCCGAACCGCGATGGAATGGAGTGGTTCCTTCGCCGGTGCCTTCAGCCGCTCGCAAATAAAAATCCCGCGATCAAGTTCTGCTGGGCTGGCCCCAATATTCCTGAATCCCTCCGTAAGGAGTTTGGCGCGGTTCCGTCGTTAATTTGGCGGGACGATGTTGCCGATGTCAGGGATTTCTATTCCTCGATCTCCGTCTTTGTCAATCCAATCGTTTCCGGACGTGGTCTGCGCACCAAGCTTATCGAAGCGGCGGCCCTGGGCAGGCCCATTGTCTCGACGCGGCTGGGCGCCGAAGGCCTTGACGACTTGAAGATTGAACGCGCCGACGATCCTGATACGATCGCGGCAGCATGCACGGAGCTGGTCAACAACGCCGACTATTATCATGAGACGGCACGCCATAATAAGAAAATCGTCAGTGAAAAATATACCGCCGCGGAAATTGCCCGGCAAGTTGAGGAAGTGCTTTTTTCCTGA
- a CDS encoding glycosyltransferase family 2 protein, whose product MNRQEAQKEYPLVSLVVLNYNGEDIIEECVASLQKTVYPNYEIIVVDNASADNSCRILSTLSGISLVKSEKNLGYAGGNNLGFEKAKGAYLATINNDIIVEPQWLNAPVAAFESDKEIGIVSCRQMDFWHREIVDALFGIIPPNFAPFHAGTSRLYSGLAPYHHCGLVLLANGASAIYRKKCLDEIGTFDERYFAYHEESDLCLRAFLDGWKCLYLPSAVVYHRHGHTFNKQDGLSFYLSERNRYWFMYKFFPVRVIFKNILPLIKREMWALLQCCAGRQRFRDYLASRMKALSGILQFGAERKRLTAKFKVREREFALFHKHPFQEYDPPSKS is encoded by the coding sequence GTGAATCGGCAAGAAGCTCAAAAAGAATATCCCCTGGTATCACTGGTGGTGCTCAATTACAACGGCGAGGATATTATAGAAGAATGTGTCGCTTCGCTGCAAAAGACCGTCTACCCGAATTACGAAATTATTGTCGTCGACAATGCCTCAGCAGATAATTCCTGCAGGATTCTGTCGACGCTTTCCGGAATATCCCTGGTTAAATCTGAAAAAAATCTCGGCTATGCCGGCGGAAACAACCTTGGCTTCGAAAAAGCCAAGGGAGCGTATCTTGCAACAATCAATAACGATATTATCGTTGAACCCCAATGGCTCAACGCCCCAGTCGCCGCATTCGAATCCGACAAAGAAATCGGCATCGTCTCCTGCCGGCAGATGGACTTCTGGCACAGGGAAATCGTTGATGCCCTGTTCGGCATCATCCCCCCGAACTTCGCGCCCTTTCATGCCGGCACCAGCCGGCTCTATTCCGGTCTTGCCCCGTATCATCACTGCGGTCTTGTGCTTCTTGCCAACGGCGCCTCTGCAATATACCGCAAGAAATGCCTTGACGAGATAGGAACATTCGACGAAAGGTATTTTGCCTATCACGAAGAATCAGACCTGTGCCTGCGGGCGTTCCTTGACGGATGGAAATGTCTGTACCTGCCGTCGGCGGTTGTCTACCATCGCCATGGCCACACGTTTAACAAGCAGGACGGGTTGAGCTTTTACTTGTCGGAGAGAAATCGATACTGGTTTATGTACAAATTCTTTCCCGTGAGGGTTATTTTCAAGAATATTTTACCTTTGATTAAAAGGGAGATGTGGGCCCTTCTGCAATGTTGCGCCGGGAGACAGAGATTTCGGGATTATCTTGCATCGAGGATGAAGGCTTTGTCGGGAATATTACAATTTGGCGCGGAGCGAAAAAGGCTGACTGCTAAATTCAAGGTAAGGGAACGCGAGTTTGCATTATTCCACAAGCACCCGTTTCAGGAATATGATCCACCATCAAAGTCGTGA
- a CDS encoding B12-binding domain-containing radical SAM protein, with product MDRVKTVLLVYIGSEQGSWGNIAFPKPWHYYIMPGVRYCAAALESDSEIAGSCAVECRYFNRTVQDIGAITAQLLDKKYDLIGFSSYCWNITDVCLLAGRVKQRHSDTIIMMGGPEVFMRDQGEADAFFHGNSFADCLVFGEAEKKISLLVKALFGRRELFPQARGFALAPRLGGASDFTMTYAAAPSEVPAIIPFAIEVPRTRDCGLAMVYETGRGCPYRCIYCQFGHRNTKPFRLDITRVRAELCWLLEKEIDCIHFADAVFDLDPDYTKEVLRLLVEKNRRTSLFFYCSFNKLDEELAQLFKASQCQIGVGIQSTNTEVLKIIKRTLSPQLFERNAELLERHRLNFYTDLIFGLPNDDPASYERSFDQALGLDPSFVMTFPLTLIKGTPLADNAASYGIRRFASDKIAELGLMCGIQYDNMGLFRAFSLQDLAAFDDVALALFYFYNRFPHCLSYLRRRCVKGRAFGLYRSIGSETKEFLRRIGRTASNTDLIEGFQDEIQTIFLQILEKESAGERETSGFKELFKLDIYRILIINSSQREKIFRASFPLKSRCIDLAAGIGDAPVKAIRSTHGKVFTLSYRLKDLLRLHEKREALEAAPEAVYIHAPFGHWNASVASVNELKRFLVEFIPADRGLRLQSIIKAALRHFSSHASAKQVDDNAIRLTLTNMACEEVVLVYKED from the coding sequence ATGGACCGCGTAAAAACAGTCTTGCTGGTTTATATCGGCTCGGAGCAGGGATCATGGGGAAACATCGCGTTTCCTAAGCCGTGGCATTACTACATCATGCCGGGCGTCCGCTACTGCGCAGCGGCGCTTGAGAGCGATTCCGAAATAGCGGGCTCGTGCGCCGTCGAATGCCGTTACTTCAACCGCACCGTGCAGGACATCGGCGCCATCACGGCGCAATTGCTTGACAAAAAATATGACCTGATCGGCTTCTCTTCGTACTGCTGGAACATCACCGACGTTTGCCTGCTCGCCGGCCGCGTCAAGCAGCGTCATTCTGATACAATCATCATGATGGGTGGGCCGGAAGTTTTCATGCGCGACCAGGGCGAAGCCGATGCGTTTTTTCACGGTAATTCCTTTGCGGATTGCCTGGTGTTCGGCGAGGCCGAGAAGAAAATATCCCTTCTTGTCAAGGCACTGTTCGGCAGGCGGGAGCTGTTTCCGCAGGCAAGGGGATTCGCGCTTGCGCCGCGCCTGGGCGGGGCCTCCGATTTCACCATGACCTACGCGGCAGCGCCGTCCGAGGTCCCGGCCATCATCCCTTTTGCCATCGAGGTGCCCCGCACCAGGGACTGCGGGCTTGCCATGGTCTATGAGACCGGCCGCGGCTGCCCTTACCGCTGCATCTACTGCCAGTTCGGCCACCGCAATACCAAGCCTTTCCGGCTTGACATAACGCGAGTGCGCGCGGAGCTTTGCTGGCTGCTGGAAAAGGAGATCGATTGCATCCATTTCGCCGACGCGGTCTTTGACCTCGACCCGGACTATACAAAGGAAGTACTGCGCCTGCTGGTCGAGAAAAACCGGCGCACGTCGCTTTTTTTCTACTGCTCGTTCAACAAGCTTGACGAGGAGCTTGCGCAGCTTTTCAAAGCGTCCCAATGCCAGATCGGCGTCGGCATACAGTCGACCAACACCGAAGTGCTCAAGATAATAAAGCGCACGCTGAGCCCGCAGCTATTTGAACGTAATGCTGAATTGCTTGAGCGGCATCGTCTCAATTTCTACACCGACCTCATCTTCGGCCTTCCGAACGATGATCCCGCATCCTATGAACGTTCGTTTGACCAGGCGCTCGGCCTGGATCCCTCATTTGTCATGACCTTTCCGCTCACGCTTATCAAGGGGACGCCGCTGGCCGACAATGCCGCGTCGTACGGCATACGGCGGTTCGCCTCTGATAAAATCGCGGAGCTCGGGCTCATGTGCGGCATCCAGTATGACAACATGGGCCTGTTTCGCGCGTTTTCGTTGCAAGATCTTGCGGCGTTCGACGACGTCGCTCTTGCCCTTTTCTATTTTTACAACCGTTTTCCCCATTGCTTGTCCTATCTGCGCCGCAGGTGCGTAAAAGGGAGAGCGTTCGGCCTCTACCGCTCAATCGGGAGCGAAACAAAGGAATTTCTCCGCCGTATCGGCCGCACCGCGTCAAACACCGATCTTATTGAGGGATTTCAGGACGAAATTCAAACCATTTTCCTTCAGATTCTGGAGAAGGAATCGGCCGGCGAAAGGGAGACCTCGGGTTTTAAAGAACTTTTTAAATTGGACATTTACCGGATTCTGATCATCAACTCCTCGCAGCGAGAAAAAATATTCCGCGCATCGTTCCCTCTGAAAAGCCGTTGCATTGACCTCGCAGCAGGCATCGGCGATGCGCCCGTCAAAGCGATTCGTTCCACGCACGGAAAGGTATTCACGCTTTCATACCGGCTCAAAGACCTCCTGCGGCTCCATGAGAAAAGGGAAGCACTCGAAGCGGCGCCGGAGGCCGTGTACATCCACGCGCCGTTCGGCCATTGGAACGCCTCGGTTGCATCGGTCAACGAACTCAAACGTTTCCTTGTGGAATTCATTCCGGCCGACCGCGGCCTGCGGCTGCAATCAATCATTAAGGCGGCGCTACGGCATTTTTCGTCCCATGCTTCCGCGAAGCAGGTGGATGATAACGCGATTCGTTTGACGCTCACAAATATGGCGTGTGAAGAGGTAGTGCTGGTTTACAAAGAGGATTGA
- a CDS encoding sigma-70 family RNA polymerase sigma factor: MDSLQDDQVLFDKWMRGDSDGFAALYERYKNRVFGFLVRMTGDREIAEDLLQDTFVAAMRNAQQYDRQRNFLSWIFGIAHKRTIDYFRHVKVENEHLLDTDRSVGKGPDQPDVGLSNEYLNTVINEAVKTLEPMQREVFLLRELGDVAFKDIAHIMNCPINTALGRMRLALKNIRKELKKRGIHGVQ; the protein is encoded by the coding sequence ATGGACAGTTTGCAGGACGATCAGGTACTCTTCGACAAATGGATGAGAGGTGACTCCGACGGTTTCGCCGCCCTGTACGAGCGGTATAAAAACCGTGTGTTCGGTTTCCTGGTGCGGATGACCGGCGACCGTGAAATCGCGGAAGACCTTCTCCAAGACACTTTTGTGGCGGCGATGCGAAATGCGCAGCAGTACGACAGGCAACGCAACTTTTTAAGCTGGATCTTCGGGATTGCACACAAGCGCACGATCGATTACTTCCGCCATGTAAAAGTCGAAAACGAGCATCTTCTCGATACCGACAGGTCCGTCGGAAAAGGGCCGGACCAGCCGGATGTCGGTCTTTCAAACGAGTATCTGAACACCGTGATCAACGAGGCGGTGAAGACGCTCGAGCCGATGCAAAGGGAAGTGTTTCTGTTGAGGGAACTCGGTGATGTTGCTTTCAAGGATATAGCGCACATCATGAACTGCCCCATCAATACCGCGCTGGGCAGGATGCGGCTGGCCTTGAAAAATATCAGAAAAGAATTAAAAAAGAGGGGTATCCATGGAGTGCAATAA
- a CDS encoding AraC family transcriptional regulator, with the protein MLQTRHEILSEIRASAIVPHPRFPGFETFENLSSWMPDGAVIDLPRVKIEIRRLDYLRNLGMKPGGPGDMLRFQQDCYRLWYQIDGTGILQNATRSSFGNTRPGLLGVMDRGERHTYLHQKGPFECFLMEFSLLPSHQAKCYWNSAVEGKIVLDGDERLYFENLVFDCIRVIAGRNEMLGLASVSRIIEILVVLFKKGILVIEESQFPKNKQKSLVAKAKNFMKNNYATLHRQAALAAECGVDVNYLNVIFFRETGMTLYKYLVGVRMEHAKYLLEENKLSISDIASAIGYPNANSFTRAFKHYASQAPTAYRRRQEKTARAAPAS; encoded by the coding sequence ATGCTTCAGACGCGCCACGAGATACTTTCCGAGATCAGGGCCTCGGCCATCGTGCCCCATCCGCGGTTTCCCGGTTTCGAAACGTTCGAAAACCTCTCGTCGTGGATGCCGGACGGCGCCGTGATCGACCTCCCGCGCGTCAAGATAGAAATCAGGCGGCTCGACTACCTGCGGAACCTCGGGATGAAGCCGGGCGGGCCCGGCGACATGCTCCGGTTCCAGCAGGACTGTTACCGGCTGTGGTACCAGATTGACGGGACAGGAATCCTCCAGAACGCCACGCGCAGCAGTTTCGGCAACACCCGGCCCGGCCTGCTCGGCGTCATGGATCGCGGCGAGCGGCACACCTACCTGCATCAGAAAGGGCCGTTCGAATGCTTTTTGATGGAATTCTCCCTGCTGCCCTCGCATCAGGCGAAATGTTACTGGAACTCGGCGGTGGAGGGCAAGATCGTGCTGGACGGCGACGAGCGTCTCTATTTTGAAAACCTAGTGTTCGACTGCATCCGCGTGATCGCGGGCCGCAACGAAATGCTCGGGCTCGCGTCGGTGTCGCGCATCATCGAGATCCTCGTGGTGCTCTTCAAAAAGGGCATCCTTGTCATAGAGGAAAGCCAGTTCCCCAAAAACAAGCAGAAAAGCCTCGTGGCAAAGGCCAAGAACTTCATGAAGAACAATTACGCGACGCTTCACCGCCAGGCCGCGCTGGCCGCCGAGTGCGGGGTCGACGTCAATTACCTCAACGTGATCTTTTTCAGGGAAACCGGCATGACCCTTTACAAATACCTCGTGGGCGTCCGCATGGAGCACGCGAAATACCTTCTTGAGGAAAACAAGCTTTCTATTTCGGACATCGCGTCGGCCATCGGCTATCCCAACGCGAACTCGTTCACGCGCGCCTTCAAGCATTACGCGTCGCAGGCGCCCACGGCATACCGCCGCAGGCAGGAAAAAACGGCCCGCGCGGCGCCGGCATCTTAA